In Saccharothrix violaceirubra, the following are encoded in one genomic region:
- a CDS encoding TetR/AcrR family transcriptional regulator, with protein sequence MTDATRRERLRAETERDIRRQARALLAAQGRDAVTLRAIARELGITAPALYRYYDSREDLLARLCDDICVDLDGELSKALEPVVSEDITVHVFTVCKAFRRWALDHPNEFALVFASTDNRRADMLAGGRTDDQFGRVFLEVAAKLVASHPFRKPVPPDVPETLRNDLTAFQKVLINTVVERGVVVDETVLHLGAIYHILQSWVRLYGHVALEVFGAFPFAVSNPEPLFELMLTNLMGEMGVDPRP encoded by the coding sequence ATGACCGACGCCACGCGACGCGAGCGGCTCCGAGCCGAAACCGAGCGTGATATTCGTCGTCAGGCGCGTGCCCTACTGGCGGCACAGGGCCGTGACGCGGTCACGCTGCGTGCCATTGCCCGGGAACTCGGCATCACCGCTCCGGCGCTGTACCGCTACTACGACTCGCGCGAAGACCTGCTGGCCAGACTGTGCGACGACATCTGCGTCGACCTCGACGGAGAGCTGTCGAAAGCCCTGGAGCCGGTCGTGTCCGAGGACATCACCGTGCACGTGTTCACCGTGTGCAAGGCATTCAGGCGATGGGCGCTGGACCACCCGAATGAATTCGCGCTCGTGTTCGCGTCGACCGACAACCGCCGGGCCGACATGCTCGCCGGCGGACGCACCGACGACCAGTTCGGCCGGGTGTTCCTGGAGGTCGCCGCCAAACTCGTCGCCAGCCACCCGTTCCGCAAACCCGTGCCGCCGGACGTGCCGGAAACGCTGCGGAACGACCTGACGGCCTTCCAGAAGGTGCTGATCAACACCGTGGTGGAGCGCGGCGTCGTCGTCGACGAGACCGTGCTGCACCTCGGCGCGATCTACCACATCCTCCAGTCGTGGGTCCGCCTGTACGGCCACGTGGCCCTGGAGGTCTTCGGCGCCTTCCCGTTCGCGGTCTCCAACCCGGAGCCCCTGTTCGAGCTGATGCTGACCAACCTCATGGGCGAGATGGGCGTGGACCCGCGACCATGA
- a CDS encoding ribokinase yields the protein MLVLGSANADLVVTVPHRPRAGETVLGGDVRTLPGGKGANTAVAAARLGARVVFAGAVGRDGHGELLRTSLADAGVDTAHLRTSDRPTGTAHITVTPDGENSIVVSPGANADLRESDIDALPWQDVATLVCSLEIPVPVVCHAIRTAAGHGVRAVLNLSPVTDLPDDVLPLLDPLVVNEQEAEALGTSVDVPRATVITLGADGARLGDRRFPASRVRAVDTTGAGDAFTGALVRELDQGVTLPEAVGFAIRAAAWSVTREGAQPSYPDLADLSGERGRPAVRRPGRGR from the coding sequence ATCCTCGTGCTCGGCTCGGCCAACGCCGACCTGGTGGTCACCGTCCCGCACCGGCCGCGAGCGGGCGAGACGGTGCTCGGCGGCGACGTCCGTACCCTGCCCGGCGGCAAGGGCGCCAACACCGCCGTCGCGGCGGCCCGCCTCGGCGCACGGGTCGTGTTCGCGGGCGCGGTAGGCCGGGACGGTCACGGGGAACTGCTCAGGACGTCGCTGGCGGACGCGGGCGTCGACACCGCCCACCTGCGCACGTCGGACCGCCCGACCGGCACCGCCCACATCACCGTGACGCCCGACGGCGAGAACTCGATCGTGGTCTCCCCCGGCGCCAACGCCGACCTGCGCGAGTCCGACATCGACGCCCTGCCGTGGCAGGACGTGGCGACTTTGGTCTGCTCGCTGGAGATCCCGGTGCCGGTGGTCTGCCACGCCATCCGCACCGCGGCGGGCCACGGCGTCCGCGCGGTCCTCAACCTGTCGCCCGTGACCGACCTGCCCGACGACGTCCTCCCGCTCCTCGATCCGCTGGTGGTCAACGAGCAGGAGGCCGAAGCACTGGGCACGTCGGTCGACGTCCCGCGTGCCACCGTGATCACGCTCGGCGCGGACGGCGCACGCCTGGGCGATCGGCGATTCCCCGCGTCGCGGGTGCGCGCCGTGGACACGACCGGTGCCGGTGACGCGTTCACGGGAGCCCTGGTCCGGGAGTTGGACCAGGGCGTCACGTTGCCCGAGGCCGTGGGTTTCGCCATCCGGGCGGCGGCCTGGTCGGTCACCCGCGAAGGCGCCCAACCGTCCTACCCGGACCTGGCCGACCTCAGTGGGGAGCGCGGGCGGCCAGCCGTGCGGCGGCCGGGTCGTGGGCGTTGA
- the ptsP gene encoding phosphoenolpyruvate--protein phosphotransferase, giving the protein MSSTRLSGVGVSSGRASGPVVRVAEPLGEPPAGPAPSDPAAEAARIEPAAAKVADNLFARAAKAEGEAKAVLETTAAMAADPSLLSQAAKLVESDNLPAARAVHQAAAGFIKALEAAGGYMAERARDVQDVRDRLVAELLGLPAPGVPELASPSVLVARDLAPADTAGLDPAKVLALVTEEGGPTSHTAILARSLGIPAVVAVRGLLAADVAALEVDGTTGEVVESDGTVRAADTGAKVEWNGVGVLRDGLRVKVVGNVGSPADATAAAERGAEGVGLFRTEFCFLSASTEPTVEEQRAAYAAVLKPFAGKPVVVRTLDAGADKPLSFLDPEPEPNPALGVRGLRVAVDRPEVLDRQLAAIALAAVDSGAEVSVMAPMVATAAEAAWFVSRARAAGIARAGVMIEIPAAALTAREILAEVDFVSLGTNDLAQYVFAADRQVGAVAALNDPWQPALLRLIALVGEAGTQTGKPVGVCGEAAADPLLATVLVGLGVTSLSMNHTSLAAVGAKLAETSFDVCQLAARSALNAHDPAAARLAARAPH; this is encoded by the coding sequence ATGTCGAGCACGCGGCTGAGCGGTGTCGGTGTCAGTTCCGGTCGGGCCAGTGGGCCTGTCGTGCGGGTCGCGGAGCCCCTCGGGGAGCCGCCCGCCGGTCCCGCACCGAGTGATCCGGCGGCCGAGGCCGCCCGCATCGAACCCGCCGCGGCCAAGGTCGCCGACAACCTGTTCGCCCGCGCCGCCAAGGCCGAGGGCGAGGCCAAGGCGGTCCTGGAGACCACCGCCGCGATGGCCGCCGACCCGTCGCTGCTGAGCCAGGCCGCCAAGCTCGTCGAGTCCGACAACCTCCCCGCCGCCCGCGCCGTCCACCAGGCCGCGGCCGGGTTCATCAAGGCGCTGGAAGCGGCCGGCGGCTATATGGCCGAACGAGCACGCGACGTGCAGGACGTCCGTGACCGCCTGGTCGCCGAACTGCTCGGCCTCCCCGCTCCGGGCGTGCCCGAACTCGCCTCGCCGAGCGTCCTGGTCGCCCGCGACCTCGCGCCCGCGGACACCGCCGGCCTCGACCCGGCGAAGGTCCTCGCCCTGGTCACCGAGGAGGGCGGCCCCACGTCGCACACCGCGATCCTCGCCCGGTCCCTGGGCATCCCCGCCGTGGTCGCCGTGCGCGGCCTGCTGGCCGCCGACGTCGCCGCGCTCGAGGTCGACGGCACGACCGGCGAGGTCGTCGAGTCCGACGGCACGGTGCGGGCCGCCGACACGGGCGCCAAGGTCGAGTGGAACGGCGTCGGCGTGCTCCGCGACGGCCTGCGGGTCAAGGTCGTCGGCAACGTCGGCTCGCCCGCCGACGCGACCGCCGCCGCGGAGCGCGGCGCCGAGGGCGTCGGCCTGTTCCGCACGGAGTTCTGCTTCCTGTCCGCGTCGACCGAACCCACGGTCGAGGAGCAGCGGGCCGCCTACGCCGCCGTGCTCAAGCCGTTCGCCGGCAAGCCCGTCGTGGTGCGCACGCTCGACGCGGGCGCCGACAAGCCGCTGTCCTTCCTCGACCCCGAGCCCGAGCCGAACCCCGCGCTCGGCGTGCGCGGCCTGCGCGTCGCGGTCGACCGCCCGGAGGTGCTGGACCGCCAGCTCGCGGCCATCGCCCTCGCCGCCGTCGACTCCGGCGCCGAGGTGTCGGTCATGGCGCCGATGGTCGCGACCGCCGCCGAGGCCGCCTGGTTCGTGTCCCGCGCCCGCGCGGCCGGCATCGCCCGCGCCGGCGTGATGATCGAGATCCCGGCCGCCGCACTGACCGCCCGCGAGATCCTCGCCGAGGTGGACTTCGTGTCCCTGGGCACGAACGACCTGGCCCAGTACGTGTTCGCGGCGGACCGCCAGGTCGGCGCCGTCGCCGCGCTCAACGACCCGTGGCAGCCCGCGCTGCTGCGCCTGATCGCCCTGGTCGGCGAAGCGGGGACGCAGACCGGCAAGCCCGTCGGCGTGTGCGGCGAGGCCGCGGCCGACCCGCTGCTCGCGACCGTGCTGGTGGGTCTGGGCGTGACGAGCCTGTCGATGAACCACACGTCACTGGCCGCCGTCGGCGCCAAGCTCGCCGAGACGAGCTTCGACGTCTGCCAGCTCGCGGCGCGTTCCGCGCTCAACGCCCACGACCCGGCCGCCGCACGGCTGGCCGCCCGCGCTCCCCACTGA
- a CDS encoding EndoU domain-containing protein yields the protein MTSLGEVGKSLRRALDLVAQAIAHHEQAATLVDEAHALLMTTLGDARHTAFATTAKAIRATVDDLRAITALVENYLTSLGLTSTPTAWDAIQEGRTPPTFHVTEARRVHILDGDGDDENGGHAPGTGMPFKKEFPAHWSDEKIISAILDVARNPDSPPRARWNPDSWQVRGEREGVVMDVILGPDGAVWTGYPRRGRGVIHNDRYGNPTDPTR from the coding sequence ATGACGTCGCTCGGCGAGGTGGGCAAATCGCTACGGCGGGCCTTGGACCTGGTCGCGCAGGCGATCGCGCACCACGAGCAGGCCGCGACCTTGGTCGACGAGGCACACGCCCTGCTCATGACCACGCTCGGCGATGCGAGGCACACCGCGTTCGCCACGACGGCCAAGGCGATCCGTGCGACGGTCGACGACCTGCGGGCCATCACCGCCCTGGTCGAGAATTACCTGACTTCACTTGGTCTGACCTCCACACCCACCGCGTGGGACGCTATCCAAGAGGGCAGGACGCCACCGACGTTCCACGTCACGGAAGCCCGCCGAGTCCACATCCTCGACGGCGACGGGGACGATGAGAACGGCGGACACGCTCCAGGCACCGGAATGCCGTTCAAGAAAGAGTTCCCGGCCCACTGGAGTGATGAAAAGATCATCTCGGCCATCCTCGACGTGGCCAGGAACCCCGACTCGCCACCCCGGGCCAGATGGAACCCCGACAGTTGGCAAGTACGAGGAGAACGCGAGGGGGTCGTGATGGATGTGATTCTCGGGCCGGACGGCGCGGTGTGGACCGGCTATCCCCGTCGAGGACGAGGCGTGATCCACAACGACAGGTACGGCAACCCCACCGATCCGACGAGGTGA
- a CDS encoding MMPL family transporter, whose translation MFAKWGALAYRRRWVVLIATVVLAVAGGVWGLGVFDRLSQGGYDAPGSEAARATKTVQDTFGRQGGDVIVVYDTADQAKLKEVGDRLADLPDDVVAPAQLVPQPAAGKTLAILTLRDGDSNGQIKQYEQIKDRLAVPGVDHLVGGLVPTQKEINDMSSSDLASAEVVSMPIVLLLLVVIFGGLVAASLPVIVGGLAILGSLGVLHVISLGLEVNSFAVNVASLLGLGMAIDYGLFMVGRFREELAAGRTSADAVRRTVMSAGRTVVFSATLLVIALAGLLLFPHGFLKSLAYGGMSAVAIAAVVSLTLLPALLGVLGHRVDKLSVPWRRKDRQPSERGWRRLAAVVMKRPVLFALPIVAVLVALGAPFLNVKFGEITEKVLPEGNQVRVAAETINRDFAGMTNNGFKVVITGDPTPAEVQAFATRIGEVSGVGEAKPGAEPKNGVWLLNASLDQAPLSEKSKEALREVRALDGPGTEVLVGGSTAVVTDSVDAISDRLPLMAGLLIGATFVLMFLAFGSVLLPIKAVVMSALSLSATFGVLVWVFQEGHGASLLGVTPGPLESGIVVLMAAMVFGLSTDYEVFLLSRMVEARGRGASTEEAVATGLAKTGRVITAAALLLIVVTGAFAFSRIAMMRFVGVGMILALALDATVVRVLLVPAVLKLLGNAVWWAPGPLRRIQERLAIHEEAPVEDEPVPARV comes from the coding sequence GTGTTCGCGAAGTGGGGAGCGCTGGCATACCGCCGCCGTTGGGTGGTGTTGATCGCGACGGTGGTGCTGGCGGTGGCCGGTGGCGTGTGGGGCCTCGGCGTGTTCGACCGCCTCAGCCAGGGCGGCTACGACGCGCCCGGCAGCGAGGCCGCCCGGGCGACCAAGACCGTCCAGGACACCTTCGGCCGCCAGGGCGGCGACGTGATCGTGGTCTACGACACGGCCGACCAGGCCAAGCTCAAGGAGGTCGGCGACCGCCTCGCCGACCTGCCGGACGACGTCGTCGCACCGGCCCAGCTCGTGCCGCAGCCGGCCGCGGGCAAGACGCTCGCGATCCTGACCCTGCGCGACGGCGACTCGAACGGCCAGATCAAGCAGTACGAGCAGATCAAGGACCGGCTCGCGGTCCCCGGCGTCGACCACCTGGTCGGCGGCCTGGTGCCGACGCAGAAGGAGATCAACGACATGTCGTCGTCCGATCTCGCGAGCGCCGAGGTCGTGTCGATGCCGATCGTCCTGCTGCTGCTGGTCGTGATCTTCGGCGGCCTGGTCGCAGCCTCGCTGCCGGTGATCGTCGGCGGCCTGGCCATCCTCGGGTCGCTCGGCGTGCTGCACGTCATCTCGCTGGGCCTGGAGGTGAACTCGTTCGCCGTCAACGTCGCCAGCCTGCTCGGCCTGGGCATGGCGATCGACTACGGCCTGTTCATGGTCGGCCGGTTCCGTGAGGAACTCGCCGCCGGCCGCACGAGCGCCGACGCCGTGCGCCGGACCGTGATGTCCGCCGGCCGCACGGTCGTGTTCTCGGCGACGCTGCTGGTCATCGCGCTGGCCGGGCTCCTGCTGTTCCCGCACGGGTTCCTCAAGTCCCTGGCCTACGGCGGCATGTCGGCCGTCGCGATCGCCGCCGTCGTGTCGCTCACGCTGCTCCCGGCGCTGCTCGGCGTGCTCGGCCACCGCGTCGACAAGCTGTCCGTGCCGTGGCGGCGCAAGGACCGGCAGCCGTCCGAACGCGGCTGGCGCCGGCTCGCGGCCGTGGTCATGAAGCGCCCGGTGCTGTTCGCGCTGCCGATCGTCGCCGTCCTGGTCGCGCTCGGCGCCCCGTTCCTGAACGTGAAGTTCGGCGAGATCACCGAGAAGGTGCTGCCCGAGGGCAACCAGGTCCGCGTCGCCGCCGAGACGATCAACCGCGACTTCGCGGGCATGACCAACAACGGCTTCAAGGTCGTGATCACCGGCGACCCGACGCCCGCCGAGGTGCAGGCGTTCGCCACCCGGATCGGTGAGGTTTCCGGCGTCGGCGAGGCCAAGCCGGGCGCCGAGCCCAAGAACGGCGTGTGGCTGCTCAACGCCTCCCTCGACCAGGCCCCGCTCAGCGAGAAGTCCAAGGAGGCGCTGCGCGAGGTCCGCGCGCTCGACGGTCCGGGCACCGAGGTGCTCGTCGGCGGCAGCACGGCCGTGGTGACCGACAGCGTCGACGCCATCTCCGACCGGTTGCCGCTGATGGCGGGGTTGCTGATCGGCGCGACGTTCGTGTTGATGTTCCTGGCGTTCGGCTCGGTGCTGCTGCCGATCAAGGCCGTGGTGATGAGCGCGCTGAGCCTGTCCGCCACGTTCGGCGTGCTGGTGTGGGTGTTCCAGGAGGGCCACGGCGCATCGTTGCTGGGTGTGACGCCGGGGCCGTTGGAATCCGGGATCGTCGTGCTGATGGCCGCCATGGTCTTCGGCCTGTCGACGGACTACGAGGTCTTCCTGCTGTCCCGCATGGTCGAGGCCCGCGGTCGCGGCGCGTCGACGGAGGAGGCCGTGGCGACCGGACTGGCGAAGACCGGCCGGGTGATCACGGCGGCGGCCCTGTTGCTGATCGTGGTGACGGGTGCGTTCGCGTTCTCGCGGATCGCCATGATGCGGTTCGTCGGCGTCGGCATGATCCTCGCGCTCGCGCTCGACGCGACCGTGGTGCGCGTGCTGCTCGTGCCCGCCGTGCTCAAGCTGCTCGGCAACGCCGTGTGGTGGGCGCCGGGTCCGCTGCGCCGCATCCAGGAACGCCTGGCCATCCACGAGGAGGCGCCGGTGGAGGACGAGCCGGTACCGGCACGGGTCTGA
- a CDS encoding DUF2339 domain-containing protein: MTGQDPLIRLAEELGTLGQRLAEVGAELRNVGAAARTSPAEQDATPTGESATPPDAVDLEGPAGEDSTLDGPGHDVRARNTPDHDAPTQDTSAQGDPTQGIPVQDIPVQDIPAQDIPAQGRPPVVGSPVPPQVHVPPQGTPVPHGQVAAQAVPGQGPPPPHAWPYTAWGPHQPVHTMPVPHPVARPSLFERLGQDGVGSRILAWVGGAVTLLGVVLLLVLAVQRDYLGPLPRVIAGAVLGLVLTGIGLRLHRSETTRTGAFALVATGVAVLYLDVVAATSIYDFLDTGGGLVAGLVVTALGLLLAMKWDSVTLAVYVVASCAVCAPILTSGFTVELVAFLLVLKIAAGPVHLRRNWPWLAVTAGVPPLLASVLALGGRPDDPLVLAGTGLVAFVVTLAGAVLTDRVRPGDNTALGLALGAPAPALLTTVLLERNEGAFVAGLVSVITLGVWVFGRRSAFRAGVGGVGVFALFLATALALDGSVLPAVVLGEALVLTVLTWRTNSRGPLIGATVFGAAGGLLATSDSIPPLLLLQEPLWTRTPGDLVAGIVTAFALGTLAVVLPWAATRLDVIERDQVVWSLMGLIVLYSAASAVLCAALLVSQDATGFLFGHTIVTVSWTIAALVLLVKGIDRRGLRVAGLVLVGAAVAKLVLFDMAALDGFARVLAFMGAGLVLLAAGTRYAKLVATRRIGANSPEGGAEATRGAST; the protein is encoded by the coding sequence ATGACCGGACAGGACCCCCTCATAAGGCTCGCCGAAGAGTTGGGCACGCTCGGACAGCGATTGGCCGAGGTCGGCGCGGAGTTGCGCAACGTGGGCGCGGCGGCCCGGACCTCACCGGCAGAACAGGACGCCACTCCGACGGGTGAGAGCGCAACGCCGCCGGACGCCGTTGACCTCGAAGGCCCGGCCGGCGAAGATTCCACTCTGGACGGTCCCGGCCACGACGTCCGGGCCCGGAACACTCCCGACCACGACGCTCCGACCCAGGACACCTCGGCGCAGGGCGATCCGACCCAAGGCATTCCGGTCCAGGACATCCCGGTCCAGGACATCCCGGCCCAGGACATCCCGGCGCAGGGACGGCCGCCGGTGGTCGGCAGCCCGGTGCCGCCACAGGTTCACGTTCCCCCGCAAGGGACTCCGGTGCCGCACGGGCAGGTCGCCGCGCAGGCGGTCCCCGGCCAAGGTCCGCCCCCGCCGCACGCCTGGCCCTACACGGCGTGGGGTCCGCACCAACCGGTCCACACGATGCCGGTGCCCCACCCCGTGGCACGGCCCTCGCTGTTCGAGCGCCTGGGGCAGGACGGTGTCGGCAGCCGGATCCTCGCCTGGGTCGGCGGCGCGGTCACGTTGCTCGGCGTCGTGCTGCTGCTCGTCCTCGCCGTCCAGCGCGACTACCTGGGCCCGCTGCCGCGGGTGATCGCGGGCGCCGTGCTGGGCCTCGTCCTCACCGGCATCGGGCTGCGCCTGCACCGCTCGGAGACCACGCGCACGGGTGCGTTCGCCCTGGTCGCGACTGGTGTCGCCGTGCTGTACCTCGACGTCGTCGCCGCGACGTCGATCTACGACTTCCTGGACACCGGCGGTGGCCTGGTCGCCGGGCTCGTGGTCACGGCCCTGGGCCTGCTGCTCGCGATGAAGTGGGACTCGGTCACGCTCGCGGTCTACGTGGTCGCCTCGTGCGCGGTGTGCGCGCCGATCCTGACCAGCGGGTTCACGGTGGAGCTGGTGGCCTTCCTGCTCGTGCTCAAGATCGCCGCCGGTCCGGTGCACCTGCGCCGGAACTGGCCGTGGCTCGCGGTCACGGCCGGCGTCCCGCCGCTGCTCGCCTCGGTGCTCGCGCTCGGCGGCCGGCCCGACGACCCGTTGGTGCTCGCCGGAACGGGCCTGGTCGCGTTCGTGGTGACCCTGGCGGGCGCCGTCCTCACCGACCGGGTCCGGCCCGGCGACAACACCGCGCTCGGCCTCGCACTGGGTGCTCCGGCACCCGCGCTGCTGACGACCGTGTTGCTCGAACGCAACGAGGGCGCGTTCGTCGCCGGGCTCGTCTCGGTGATCACGCTCGGCGTGTGGGTGTTCGGCCGGCGGTCGGCGTTCCGGGCGGGTGTCGGCGGCGTCGGGGTGTTCGCCCTGTTCCTGGCCACGGCGCTCGCGCTGGACGGCAGCGTGCTGCCCGCCGTCGTGCTCGGCGAGGCGTTGGTGCTCACGGTGCTCACGTGGCGGACGAACTCGCGTGGACCGCTGATCGGGGCGACCGTGTTCGGCGCGGCCGGCGGACTGCTGGCGACCTCCGACTCGATCCCGCCGCTGCTGCTGTTGCAGGAACCGCTGTGGACGCGCACGCCCGGTGATCTCGTCGCGGGCATCGTCACCGCGTTCGCGCTCGGCACGCTCGCGGTGGTCCTGCCGTGGGCCGCGACGCGACTGGACGTGATCGAACGTGACCAGGTCGTGTGGTCCCTGATGGGTCTGATCGTGCTGTACAGCGCGGCTTCGGCGGTGTTGTGCGCGGCGCTGCTCGTGTCGCAGGACGCGACCGGGTTCCTGTTCGGCCACACGATCGTGACCGTGTCGTGGACGATCGCGGCGCTCGTGCTGCTGGTCAAGGGGATCGACCGGCGTGGGCTGCGCGTCGCCGGACTCGTCCTCGTCGGCGCGGCGGTGGCGAAGCTGGTGCTGTTCGACATGGCCGCGCTGGACGGGTTCGCCCGCGTGCTGGCGTTCATGGGTGCCGGGCTGGTGTTGCTCGCGGCGGGCACGCGTTACGCCAAGCTGGTGGCCACGCGGCGAATCGGGGCGAATTCCCCGGAGGGTGGAGCCGAAGCGACGCGAGGCGCGTCAACCTGA
- the leuS gene encoding leucine--tRNA ligase, with translation MSTESAETPAFRYTAGLAGEIEQRWQKHWEEQGTFHAPNPVGPLAGEVPADKLFVQDMFPYPSGAGLHVGHPLGFIGTDVFARYHRMNGRNVLHTMGFDAFGLPAEQYAVQTGQHPRHTTEENIRTYLRQIRRLGLGHDERRRISTIDPDYYRWTQWIFLQIFESWYDAEAGRARPISELVAQFESGEREAPGGWADLSKAERERVLGEYRLAYLSEAPVNWCPGLGTVLANEEVTADGRSERGDFPVFRRSLRQWMMRITAYADRLVDDLDRLDWPDKVKAMQRNWIGRSQGARVRFAVGGSAIEVFTTRPDTLFGATYLVLAPEHPLVDAITTADAVDAVAAYRREVGRKSELDRQENKEKTGVFTGSFAVNPVNGAKLPVYVADYVLMGYGTGAIMAVPGQDQRDWDFAKAFDLPVIRTVQPPADFDGEAFTGTGPAVNSGFLDGLDVADAKKRIIAWLEEEGHGEGTVQFKLRDWLFSRQRYWGEPFPIVYDEDGTPVAVPESALPIELPDIDDYSPRTFDPEDADSQPSPPLSRAAEWTKVVLDLGDGPREYRREVNTMPNWAGSCWYQLRYVDPTESSRFVNAENERYWLGPQASRGASDPGGVDLYIGGVEHAVLHLLYSRFWQKVLFDLGHLSGDEPYRRLFNQGMVEAYAYRDARRVPVPAEQVEERDGKYFYEGEEVTREYGKMGKSLKNVVTPDEMCDKYGADTFRLYEMSMGPMDVSRPWATKDVVGAQRFLQRLWRNLVDETTGELRVVDTPATEDELRLLHRTIDGVRDDYANLRYNTAGAKLIELNNYVTKHHPSGAPRDLAVPLVLMLAPLSPHVAEELWSKLGNATSLAHGPFPVADAKYLVEDTAEYPIQVNGKVRARVVVAASASPDEVKATALADEKVVELLGGKEPRKVIVVPGRLVNVVL, from the coding sequence ATGAGCACCGAGTCGGCGGAAACCCCGGCGTTCCGCTACACCGCCGGACTGGCGGGCGAGATCGAGCAGCGGTGGCAGAAGCACTGGGAGGAGCAGGGCACCTTCCACGCGCCCAACCCGGTCGGTCCGCTCGCCGGCGAGGTCCCGGCCGACAAGCTGTTCGTCCAGGACATGTTCCCGTACCCGTCGGGCGCCGGCCTGCACGTCGGCCACCCCCTGGGCTTCATCGGCACGGACGTGTTCGCCCGGTACCACCGGATGAACGGGCGCAACGTGCTGCACACGATGGGCTTCGACGCGTTCGGCCTGCCCGCCGAGCAGTACGCCGTGCAGACCGGGCAGCACCCCCGGCACACCACGGAGGAGAACATCCGGACCTACCTGCGGCAGATCCGCCGGCTGGGCCTGGGCCACGACGAGCGCCGGCGCATCTCCACGATCGACCCGGACTACTACCGGTGGACCCAGTGGATCTTCCTGCAGATCTTCGAGTCCTGGTACGACGCCGAGGCCGGGCGGGCGCGTCCGATCTCCGAGCTGGTCGCCCAGTTCGAGTCCGGTGAGCGCGAGGCGCCCGGCGGCTGGGCGGACCTGTCGAAGGCCGAGCGGGAGCGGGTGCTGGGCGAGTACCGCCTGGCCTACCTGTCCGAGGCGCCGGTCAACTGGTGCCCCGGCCTGGGGACCGTGCTGGCGAACGAGGAGGTCACCGCCGACGGGCGCAGCGAACGCGGCGACTTCCCCGTGTTCCGGCGCTCGCTGCGCCAGTGGATGATGCGGATCACCGCGTACGCCGACCGCCTGGTCGACGACCTGGACCGGCTGGACTGGCCGGACAAGGTCAAGGCCATGCAGCGCAACTGGATCGGGCGGTCGCAGGGCGCGCGCGTGCGGTTCGCCGTCGGCGGGTCCGCGATCGAGGTCTTCACGACCCGGCCCGACACGCTGTTCGGCGCGACATACCTGGTGCTGGCGCCCGAGCACCCGCTGGTGGACGCGATCACCACGGCCGACGCCGTCGACGCCGTCGCGGCCTACCGGCGTGAGGTCGGCCGGAAGTCCGAACTGGACCGACAGGAGAACAAGGAGAAGACAGGCGTCTTCACCGGATCTTTTGCGGTCAACCCGGTCAACGGCGCGAAGCTGCCGGTGTACGTCGCCGACTACGTGCTGATGGGCTACGGCACCGGCGCGATCATGGCCGTGCCCGGCCAGGACCAGCGCGACTGGGACTTCGCCAAGGCGTTCGACCTGCCCGTGATCCGGACCGTCCAGCCGCCCGCGGACTTCGACGGCGAGGCGTTCACCGGCACCGGCCCGGCCGTCAACTCCGGCTTCCTGGACGGCCTGGACGTGGCCGACGCCAAGAAGCGGATCATCGCCTGGCTGGAGGAGGAAGGCCACGGCGAAGGCACGGTCCAGTTCAAGCTGCGCGACTGGCTGTTCTCGCGCCAGCGCTACTGGGGCGAGCCGTTCCCGATCGTGTACGACGAGGACGGCACGCCCGTCGCCGTGCCCGAGTCGGCGCTGCCGATCGAACTGCCCGACATCGACGACTACTCGCCGCGGACGTTCGACCCCGAGGACGCGGACTCGCAGCCGTCGCCACCGCTGTCGCGCGCCGCGGAGTGGACGAAGGTCGTGCTGGACCTGGGCGACGGCCCGCGCGAGTACCGGCGCGAGGTCAACACCATGCCCAACTGGGCCGGATCGTGCTGGTACCAGTTGCGCTACGTGGACCCGACCGAGTCGTCGCGGTTCGTGAACGCGGAGAACGAGCGCTACTGGCTGGGCCCGCAGGCGTCCCGCGGCGCCTCGGACCCGGGTGGTGTCGACCTGTACATCGGCGGCGTCGAGCACGCCGTCCTGCACCTGCTGTACTCGCGGTTCTGGCAGAAGGTGCTGTTCGACCTGGGCCACCTGTCCGGCGACGAACCGTACCGGCGGCTGTTCAACCAGGGCATGGTCGAGGCTTACGCGTACCGCGACGCCCGTCGCGTGCCCGTCCCGGCCGAGCAGGTCGAGGAGCGTGACGGCAAGTACTTCTACGAAGGCGAAGAAGTCACCCGCGAGTACGGGAAGATGGGCAAGAGCCTGAAGAACGTCGTCACGCCGGACGAGATGTGCGACAAGTACGGCGCCGACACGTTCCGCCTGTACGAGATGTCCATGGGGCCCATGGACGTTTCGCGGCCTTGGGCGACCAAGGACGTCGTCGGCGCACAGCGGTTCTTGCAGCGGCTGTGGCGCAACCTGGTCGACGAGACGACGGGCGAGTTGCGTGTCGTCGACACGCCGGCGACCGAGGACGAGCTGCGCCTGCTGCACCGCACGATCGACGGCGTGCGCGACGACTACGCGAACCTGCGCTACAACACGGCGGGCGCGAAGTTGATCGAGCTGAACAACTACGTGACCAAGCACCACCCGTCCGGTGCCCCGCGTGACCTGGCCGTGCCGCTGGTCCTGATGCTGGCGCCGCTGAGCCCGCACGTGGCCGAGGAGCTGTGGTCGAAGCTGGGCAACGCCACGTCGCTGGCCCACGGCCCGTTCCCGGTGGCGGACGCGAAGTACCTGGTGGAGGACACGGCCGAGTACCCGATCCAGGTCAACGGCAAGGTGCGCGCGCGGGTGGTCGTGGCGGCGTCGGCTTCGCCGGACGAGGTGAAGGCGACGGCCCTGGCGGACGAGAAGGTCGTCGAACTGTTGGGCGGCAAGGAGCCGCGCAAGGTGATCGTCGTCCCCGGCCGGTTGGTGAACGTGGTGCTGTGA